The genomic interval ctacccaccGGAATCTTATCTCCACACCGCGATGTCACCCACCggccttcaacttcttgtcttttccaCCACACGACTTGCTTTTTTTTAATCACACAACCAAACTGAACGAATTAAGGCCGCGAGAATGTGCGGTATTCACGCCGtcatctccccctcttcttgttcaCTCCCCGAAATCTCCCCGGAGTTGCACCAGAATCTTGTCAACCGCGGACCGGACTATTTCGGGCAGGTTACGCGGGAATCGTCGGATGGGAGATGGAAGTTGCGGTTTACGTCTACTGTTTTGGCTTTGAGGGGCGACCGTGTCACGAAGCAGCCACTGCATGATGACAGTGGGAGCGGGGGTGGGAATGTGTTGTGCTggaatggggaggggtggaggtttATGGCGGAAGTAATTGGGGAACATGAGAATGATGGAGAGGTTATTTACCGAGGGTTGAAAGAGGCGAggtcggtggaggaggtgatggggatttggaggggggttgaggggccTTTTGCGTTTGTTTTCTATTGTGAGGCGCTGCAAAGGGTGTTTTGGGGACGGGATCGGTTGGGGAGACGgtcgttgatggtgaggaggttggaggggggaggggtggtgttggggagtattggggatggggaggggaagtgggaggaggtggaggctgaCGGGGTTTATTCTCTTGAGTTGGGAGATGTGGTAGCGAGGAGGCATGattgggttgaggagggggagagctTCGTAAGTGCAAAATTCTGTCCTGGTGGGAGCTTGGGGGTTGTGAGAGGGGGAGACGGGGTTGTCGAGCTTACTTTGGCAGGTTTCTAGCATCGGGGTATTTAACAAGGCGCTGCCATCTCCTGAGGGAGAGACGCCGCTGACGAGCGCGTCACCTTCTGTTCGGGCGCTCAAGGACCAGCTGGTTGAATCGCTCAAGTTGAGGGTGCTAAATATTCCCAACCCGCCATCCAGTGGAACAGGCAAGACCCGCGTTGCGGTACTGTTTTCCGGTGGCCTGGATTGTACCGTCCTGGCGAGACTATGCCACGATATCCTGGAGCCTCACCAAGAAATTGATCTCCTCAATGTTGGCTTTGAGAATCCGAGAGTGGGGGCCCGGCTGAAAAAGGAGGCCAACGGCAAAGAGGTGGACTTGTACGAGGCTTGCCCGGACAGGATCACGGGAAGGAAGTCCTTCGCCGAGTTGAAGAATGTCTGTCCCGGGCGAGTCTTTCGGTTTGTCGCTGTGCGTGGTCTTCTGCAACTGGATTTTACGCCCTTGATTGCTGACTATCACAGGTAAATGTCCCCTACTCAAAATTGCAGGCCCACCGGCAGCAAATCATTTCCCTCATCCATCCTCACAATACTGTGATGGACCTTTCCATCGCATGCGCGCTTTACTTTGCCGCCCGAGGCCAAGGGTCAGTCAGATCAGAGAGTCCAGATCCGGACTCTGAGCCCTCACCTGTTTCGTACACATCGCCCGCGCGCGTCCTGCTTTCTGGCCTCGGCGCTGATGAGCTATTTGGTGGTTACTCGCgccatgctgctgctttccAGCAGGACGGATACACAGGGCTTGTGAAAGAACTCCTGCGGGACGTAAGCCGCCTGGCCGAGAGAAATCTAGGGAGGGATGATAGAGTCATGGCCCATTGGGGCAAGGAGGTAAGATTTCCGTTTCTGGACGAACGTCTGGTCAAGTGGGCCATCGCAACGCCTGCGTGGGAGAAGTGTGATTTTgaaagggaggaagagaagagcggTGTTGAAGCTGCAAAGAGAGTCCTGCGTCTTCTGGCGATGGAGTTGGGCATGGAGGGTGTtgcgaaggagaagaagcgaGCTGTAAGTTGGCTCGGTCTAGTGCATGATATGAAAGCTTTGCTAATTTGACGGCAGATTCAGTTCGGCTCGAGGACAGCCAAGATGGAGAGCGGCCGTGACAAAGGGACAACACTCTTGTCGTAGGTTTACTGATGACCAGTGCCATGCAATCGGTGGTAGACATGGACTGTCGGTGATGATACATTACAGATACTTCTGAGTCCGGTCTCGACAGGCGCAAATCTTTTGGGGTTGAGTCTTGTGGTTTCCTCGGAAGCCCTTGCTCTCCTGATTGCGAGTCTGCATCGCTGCATCGTGCACAGTGAAGTCAAAAGGCAAATCTGAGCCAGTCCATGTCTAGTGTTCTTGCTAGGTAACGCCGAAGTTGCGGTTGTTAGAGAAGCGTTTGCATTAACTTGGCAATCAGCTAGCGCGAAATGGGATGGAGTTTTCACTTCTTTTTGTTCAATAAACTGGGAAACAGGAGCCGATGGAGAATGAGATGATGACAAAATGAAGATGGTTGTCCCGAATGTCCAAGCACGCCGCATGTGTTGGCCGTGCCATTGCCGGGTGTATCAGATCGCCGCAAGGGGTCCGGGTCGAGGTGCCGACTTCGTATCACTGTCGCCAGCATCAAAACAGGTTGTCCTCAGCTCCGTGACTCCACGATGAGATAGCCGTGTTTGCAGCTCTGCAGAGAAGAATGTGCAAATTCTCAACTGTTCGGATGACCGTTGCAGGTCATGGATGGCCCCTGGTTTTCCCCAGGTTAGTGAGGTTGTTCTTCCCCGGCATTTTGAGCGTGTGATCGAGTCTGGACTCGCTTCTGCGGTCCGCCCGTTTTCCCCTGCAGCAGCCCGCTGACAGGGTTTGGGATAGCCCCGGCTCGCACCGGCCTTGCTGCCTTATTTATCCGTTTAAGCCTCGGCAGGGACCCTGAACCATTCAACGATGGCCTCCATCACATCGACAGGGTTGCATTGAGCCCCGTATttggttggggatgaagaagctgaagatGTTCCGCTCTTTTTCTCTGCTTTCTGTCCAATTCAATGCGCGCGCCAAGTTGGGAGAGTTTCGTGTGtcttgttttttgttttgccaGTCTCCTCGTTCCTGTTCACCCAATCCACCTTTGCGATTTGGGAATCCGCATTTTTAGCGCAACGAAACGGGCACGAAAAGCTGCATCTATTTGCTCGCATGGGTGTTAGGGCACCCCGCTACCTGCTGCTCGTCACCGTTGgggcttttttctttctgctGGGTTCGTCACGAGACGTCCCCGGCTGTCACTTCATATCAAcgaccaacccccccctcccctgagTGGCAGAGACTTCCACGCCGCATCTCAACTACCAACGTTTTGTGCTATTGTCAGAGGAGTGCAGGTTATTTTGATACCTGACCTGGGGAAGACCCAACGTTCGGTGGGACCGAACCGTTGTGTTGGTAACGCCAACTGGTTTCCGGATCAGACGATTGGAATTCACGCGCATGGAATTACGGTACGAGGTTTAtgtttgggttttgttggGGCGACGACGATCTAGTATGAGGGAATTGGGAACGGTATATTGAAGCATATATATACGAAAGGGCAACAGACACCATGGGCGAGATCAAGGAATCGAGCTTTCAGGGGCCGATCAGGCCACCACTGGCGATGCCCTCTGCGCCGGGGATGCCATCGACACCTACTGGCACCAATCCGTCACCCGTCCGGCCGAAGCTCTACCGTCGCCAGTCTCGCTTCACGGAAGAGCCCATGACGGAGAGGACGCCTGCCTGCTCAGCGTCGATCCACTCCTTTGATCCCTCCGCCCTTGACGACCCAAACGTCAATactctcacacacacaaacaccgTTCAGCAATTCCGCACCGCGAACAGGACCGTCAGTCGAGACCTAAGCCACAGGAGCAGCAACCTCAGACGGGACCTGAACAGCTTCTCCTTTGGAggagcaccaacaacccccgtCCTACAAGAAGAGTCCCCAACAGCAATATCAAGAACGGGGACCCTCGACCCCCCACCGCAACCCCTATCCTCCCCAACTACAGCAGAgatcccaccaccatctggcCCTCTCCCACTACATCAATCAGCAGGCCTATCCCCTGAAGAGAAAAGACGGGTTTGGCTCCGGTTAGCAAACTCGGTATTGCACTCCGCGCCGACGTTGGTGCTGCTGTATATAAtgtccacctccatctcggcgTTCAGATCGACCGCCAAATTC from Podospora pseudoanserina strain CBS 124.78 chromosome 6, whole genome shotgun sequence carries:
- a CDS encoding hypothetical protein (COG:E; EggNog:ENOG503NVJ7), which produces MCGIHAVISPSSCSLPEISPELHQNLVNRGPDYFGQVTRESSDGRWKLRFTSTVLALRGDRVTKQPLHDDSGSGGGNVLCWNGEGWRFMAEVIGEHENDGEVIYRGLKEARSVEEVMGIWRGVEGPFAFVFYCEALQRVFWGRDRLGRRSLMVRRLEGGGVVLGSIGDGEGKWEEVEADGVYSLELGDVVARRHDWVEEGESFVSSIGVFNKALPSPEGETPLTSASPSVRALKDQLVESLKLRVLNIPNPPSSGTGKTRVAVLFSGGLDCTVLARLCHDILEPHQEIDLLNVGFENPRVGARLKKEANGKEVDLYEACPDRITGRKSFAELKNVCPGRVFRFVAVNVPYSKLQAHRQQIISLIHPHNTVMDLSIACALYFAARGQGSVRSESPDPDSEPSPVSYTSPARVLLSGLGADELFGGYSRHAAAFQQDGYTGLVKELLRDVSRLAERNLGRDDRVMAHWGKEVRFPFLDERLVKWAIATPAWEKCDFEREEEKSGVEAAKRVLRLLAMELGMEGVAKEKKRAIQFGSRTAKMESGRDKGTTLLS